A portion of the Vreelandella subglaciescola genome contains these proteins:
- a CDS encoding amino acid ABC transporter ATP-binding protein, with protein MPVEARHLVKRFGDLEVLRDVSLQVGEGSVTSIIGASGSGKSTLLRCLNLLERPVQGELTIADETIRFDRNRQGDIVGLDRRQLQRLRARVSMVFQQFNLWPHLTVLGNITEAPMRVQKLSRKRAIQRADHYLERVGMADKRDSYPAFLSGGQQQRVAIARALAMEPRVLLFDEPTSALDPERVSEVLSVIRSLADEGRTMVMVTHEMAFAQEVSDQVVFLDRGVVGMAGTPQDIFEGSHNERCRRFVSPAA; from the coding sequence ATGCCGGTGGAAGCCCGCCACCTCGTCAAGCGCTTCGGCGATCTTGAGGTGCTCCGCGACGTTTCCCTGCAGGTGGGCGAGGGCAGCGTTACCTCTATCATTGGCGCCAGCGGCTCGGGCAAGAGTACCCTGCTGCGCTGCCTCAACCTGCTCGAACGCCCCGTTCAAGGCGAACTGACGATTGCGGATGAAACGATTCGCTTCGACCGCAATCGCCAGGGCGACATTGTCGGCCTGGACCGGCGCCAGCTACAGCGGCTGCGCGCCCGGGTCAGCATGGTGTTCCAACAGTTTAACCTCTGGCCGCACCTCACGGTGCTGGGCAACATCACCGAAGCGCCCATGCGCGTCCAGAAGCTATCGCGCAAGCGCGCCATTCAGCGCGCCGATCATTATCTGGAGCGGGTCGGCATGGCCGACAAGCGCGATAGCTACCCCGCCTTTCTCTCCGGCGGCCAGCAGCAACGCGTGGCCATTGCCCGCGCGCTGGCCATGGAGCCCCGCGTTCTGCTGTTTGACGAGCCCACTTCGGCGCTCGACCCCGAGCGGGTCAGCGAGGTGCTCAGCGTAATTCGCAGCCTTGCCGACGAAGGACGCACCATGGTGATGGTCACCCACGAGATGGCTTTCGCCCAGGAAGTGTCTGATCAGGTTGTATTCCTCGACCGCGGCGTCGTCGGCATGGCCGGCACCCCGCAGGATATCTTCGAGGGCAGTCACAACGAACGCTGCCGTCGTTTTGTATCGCCGGCGGCGTAA
- a CDS encoding TAXI family TRAP transporter solute-binding subunit has protein sequence MTTRIWMQAAALGLSGVLLAGCSDDADDKAAPADDMGVQEQPADNADAKTEKAESDSDMAKAEESGDQANDSATTAEPVSLIFGTGGTSGTYYPIGGALKGVFEASDLIDNVQVVSTGASVQNINNISDGLNHIAIVMSDVAYDAVNGDNQFDGEPVDIQALAGLYPNVVQIVATDDSGIESIADLEGKRVGVGKVGSGVEQSATKVIESAGMSYDDLAQVSHTGYADSVTSMSNGNLDAAFFTSGVPNSSITGLMQSTDITFVPVEGDVADKLLEQYPYYESYTMPAGAPERYDLAEEVDTVAIRNMLIVGSDMRDDVAAELTQRFHDYLNSDKISVAALKQFDADTMNENLVAPVHPGAESVYSSVSGDDAADDSQQAEADSNEY, from the coding sequence ATGACCACGCGTATTTGGATGCAGGCGGCAGCGTTGGGACTTTCTGGCGTATTACTGGCGGGCTGTAGCGATGATGCCGACGATAAAGCGGCGCCCGCCGATGATATGGGCGTTCAGGAGCAGCCGGCCGATAACGCTGACGCCAAGACTGAAAAAGCCGAGTCGGATAGCGACATGGCGAAGGCAGAAGAGAGCGGCGATCAAGCCAACGATTCAGCCACAACCGCCGAGCCGGTCAGCCTGATTTTTGGCACCGGCGGCACCAGCGGCACGTATTATCCCATCGGCGGTGCGCTCAAGGGCGTGTTTGAAGCCAGCGATCTCATCGACAACGTGCAGGTGGTATCAACAGGCGCGTCCGTGCAGAACATCAATAACATCAGCGATGGCCTTAATCATATTGCCATTGTGATGAGCGACGTGGCCTATGACGCCGTGAACGGTGACAACCAGTTCGACGGCGAGCCGGTGGATATTCAGGCGCTGGCAGGGCTTTACCCTAACGTGGTGCAAATTGTGGCCACCGACGACAGCGGCATCGAGAGCATCGCTGATCTGGAAGGCAAGCGCGTAGGCGTGGGTAAAGTGGGCTCGGGCGTTGAGCAAAGCGCCACGAAAGTCATCGAGTCTGCGGGAATGAGCTATGACGACCTGGCGCAGGTCAGCCATACAGGCTATGCCGATAGCGTGACCAGCATGAGCAACGGCAACCTGGACGCGGCTTTCTTCACCTCCGGCGTGCCCAACTCCAGCATTACCGGGCTGATGCAGAGCACCGACATCACCTTCGTGCCGGTTGAAGGCGACGTCGCCGACAAGCTGCTTGAGCAATACCCGTATTACGAGAGCTATACCATGCCGGCCGGCGCTCCCGAGCGCTACGACCTCGCTGAAGAAGTGGATACCGTGGCGATTCGCAACATGCTGATCGTGGGTAGCGACATGCGCGACGACGTCGCTGCAGAGCTGACGCAGCGCTTCCATGACTACCTCAATTCCGACAAGATCTCGGTTGCCGCGCTTAAGCAGTTTGATGCCGACACCATGAACGAGAACCTGGTGGCACCCGTTCATCCTGGCGCCGAGTCGGTTTACTCGTCCGTTTCCGGCGATGACGCGGCGGATGATAGCCAGCAGGCAGAAGCTGATAGCAACGAGTATTGA
- a CDS encoding glycine betaine ABC transporter substrate-binding protein — protein sequence MNTKTQRTATTLFLITGLILAGSALAADRDDRLRLVVPPWPGVTVKSEILAQLVEPLGYTTEKQQLSSTVGYSTLQNGDSDAFLAGWVPAQQESYDAAMESGTVVDLGNNVNGARMGFAVPGYVAEAGITSAEQLADPKVAERFKRRVYSIENGSTVTDMLNDAIDADVYSLGDWEGKPSSTPGMLSEVEGAAREERWIIFYGWTPHWMMPEYNTVILDDPEGVYGDDNGSSDVKTIVVKDYAEANPNLLQLLDQFVLSADEQSEFIRAYGLEAGDLETVAHDWLASHPERIATFLEGVTTRTGENDALAAVKESL from the coding sequence ATGAATACCAAAACACAACGCACCGCGACGACCCTGTTCCTGATCACCGGCCTGATTCTGGCCGGCTCCGCTCTGGCAGCCGACCGCGACGACCGCCTGCGCCTGGTCGTCCCACCCTGGCCGGGCGTGACCGTCAAAAGCGAAATCCTCGCCCAGCTCGTCGAACCGCTGGGCTATACCACCGAAAAACAGCAGCTCAGCTCAACGGTGGGTTATTCCACCCTGCAGAACGGCGATAGCGACGCCTTTCTGGCCGGCTGGGTGCCTGCCCAACAGGAGAGTTACGATGCCGCCATGGAGAGCGGCACCGTCGTCGACCTGGGCAACAACGTCAACGGCGCGCGCATGGGGTTCGCGGTGCCCGGCTACGTTGCCGAGGCCGGCATCACCAGTGCCGAGCAGCTGGCCGACCCCAAGGTGGCCGAGCGCTTCAAGCGCCGTGTCTACAGCATCGAAAACGGCTCCACGGTCACCGACATGCTCAACGATGCCATCGACGCCGATGTCTACTCGCTTGGCGACTGGGAAGGCAAGCCCTCCTCAACGCCCGGGATGCTCAGCGAAGTGGAGGGTGCCGCCAGGGAGGAGCGCTGGATTATCTTCTACGGCTGGACGCCCCACTGGATGATGCCGGAGTACAACACCGTAATCCTCGACGATCCCGAGGGCGTCTACGGCGACGATAACGGCAGCAGCGACGTCAAGACCATCGTCGTCAAGGACTACGCCGAAGCCAACCCCAACCTGCTCCAGCTGCTCGACCAATTTGTGCTCTCGGCCGACGAACAAAGCGAGTTCATCCGCGCCTACGGCCTGGAGGCAGGGGACCTTGAAACCGTGGCCCACGACTGGCTGGCCAGCCACCCCGAGCGCATTGCCACCTTTCTTGAAGGCGTGACCACCCGCACCGGCGAGAACGACGCCCTGGCCGCGGTCAAAGAGAGCCTGTAA
- a CDS encoding ABC transporter permease: MNQVSQEGLLDWAGPIAEGALTTLEIAVLSYAIGLALGLIGASARLSPWAPLRGLGTVYSTAVRAIPELLLIILLYYAGPRLLTAVTQALGLPGEATISGFVTAVGVLAFVQGAYMTEVLRGAILAIPQGQLEAASAFGFSPWARFQRIVIPAMLPNAIPGMSNLWLILIKDTALISVIGFNELFFTIQQAAASTRSQFLFYAAAGVIYLAMTLSSTALFSRLERYVRRGQPTAEEG, from the coding sequence ATGAACCAGGTTTCCCAAGAGGGGCTGCTCGACTGGGCCGGCCCCATCGCCGAGGGTGCGCTGACGACGCTTGAAATCGCCGTGCTCTCCTACGCTATCGGCCTGGCGCTGGGCCTGATAGGCGCCAGCGCCAGGCTCAGCCCCTGGGCGCCGCTGCGCGGTCTGGGCACCGTTTATTCCACAGCGGTGCGCGCCATTCCCGAGCTGCTGCTCATCATCTTGCTGTACTATGCCGGCCCCCGGTTGCTTACCGCCGTGACCCAGGCACTGGGGCTGCCCGGCGAGGCCACCATTAGCGGCTTTGTCACCGCCGTGGGCGTACTCGCGTTTGTCCAGGGTGCTTATATGACCGAGGTGCTGCGTGGCGCTATCCTCGCCATCCCCCAAGGCCAGCTGGAAGCCGCCAGCGCCTTCGGCTTCTCGCCCTGGGCACGCTTCCAGCGTATCGTCATCCCCGCCATGCTGCCCAACGCCATCCCCGGGATGTCGAACCTCTGGCTGATCCTGATCAAAGACACCGCCCTGATCAGCGTGATCGGCTTCAACGAGCTGTTCTTCACCATCCAGCAGGCTGCTGCCAGCACCCGCTCTCAGTTTTTGTTCTACGCCGCCGCCGGCGTCATCTATCTGGCCATGACGTTATCTTCCACCGCGCTTTTTTCGCGCCTGGAGCGCTATGTGCGTCGCGGCCAGCCGACTGCCGAGGAGGGCTGA
- a CDS encoding ABC transporter permease gives MDFSWLSDPFYQSYLIEGFINTLLLVAVSAVGGLALAVAIAMVRLKGPRPLAWCIHGFTTVMRGTPLLVQLFFFYYGVGRLLEGIPGIQDSLIWPVLRDPFFYGALTFILSVGAYSGEVIRGALLSVPPGEREAGRAFGLSPFQVFFRLWLPRAIQLCLPTLTGEMILLLKSVPLVSTIAMMDLLQAANIIRDETFLVYEPLMLIAGIYLAMTVVLTLVLRQVEHRFPGMRPTRRRWLMPGRI, from the coding sequence ATGGACTTTTCCTGGCTGAGCGATCCTTTTTATCAGTCCTATCTAATCGAAGGATTCATCAACACGCTGCTGCTGGTCGCCGTCTCGGCGGTGGGTGGTCTGGCACTGGCCGTGGCCATCGCCATGGTACGCCTCAAGGGCCCCCGGCCGCTGGCCTGGTGTATCCACGGCTTTACCACCGTGATGCGGGGCACCCCGCTGCTGGTGCAGCTGTTCTTTTTCTATTACGGCGTCGGACGCCTGCTCGAAGGCATCCCCGGCATTCAGGACAGCCTGATCTGGCCGGTGCTACGCGATCCCTTCTTCTACGGCGCGTTGACCTTCATCCTCAGCGTTGGCGCCTATTCCGGCGAGGTGATCCGCGGCGCTCTGCTCAGCGTGCCGCCGGGCGAGCGCGAGGCCGGTCGCGCCTTTGGCCTCTCACCCTTCCAGGTCTTCTTCCGCCTATGGCTGCCCAGAGCCATCCAGCTGTGCCTGCCGACCCTGACCGGTGAGATGATCCTGCTGCTCAAGTCGGTACCGCTCGTCTCGACCATCGCCATGATGGACCTGCTGCAGGCGGCCAATATCATTCGCGACGAGACGTTCCTGGTCTATGAACCGCTGATGCTGATCGCCGGTATCTACCTGGCCATGACGGTGGTGCTGACCCTCGTGCTGCGCCAGGTCGAGCACCGTTTTCCGGGCATGCGGCCTACGCGCCGTCGCTGGCTAATGCCGGGGCGCATCTGA
- a CDS encoding DUF1850 domain-containing protein, producing the protein MAATLAYPLPWLMVCDKTGLRYAFPGWEGTRFTLRWMHSVEQEDWEEWFEVTQNGAIELTGTRFKTFGAGVPAAAGKATTLDDGWVVMTGIQRVVDPLAVQAAVAEHYRMRYHIGYAEHTFALSRGDPPPILTFSVHRAPLWQVLPAVVRPWLLSYPAAWESG; encoded by the coding sequence ATGGCCGCCACGCTTGCGTATCCGCTGCCCTGGCTGATGGTGTGTGACAAGACCGGACTGCGTTACGCCTTTCCCGGCTGGGAAGGCACGCGCTTTACGCTGCGCTGGATGCACTCGGTCGAGCAGGAAGACTGGGAAGAGTGGTTCGAGGTGACGCAAAACGGCGCCATCGAACTCACGGGAACGCGCTTTAAGACGTTTGGCGCAGGCGTGCCGGCCGCGGCGGGCAAGGCGACGACCCTCGACGATGGCTGGGTGGTCATGACCGGCATTCAGCGCGTCGTGGATCCTCTGGCGGTGCAGGCCGCGGTTGCCGAACACTATCGCATGCGCTATCACATAGGTTATGCCGAGCATACCTTCGCGCTGTCGCGCGGCGACCCTCCTCCTATCTTGACGTTCAGCGTTCATCGGGCACCGCTATGGCAGGTATTACCTGCTGTGGTGCGCCCCTGGCTGCTGTCATATCCCGCAGCCTGGGAATCAGGGTAG
- the ligB gene encoding NAD-dependent DNA ligase LigB, whose protein sequence is MRLAQWMAMGVVLAVYAGSAAASECPGWSDARLTQEVTALQARMAEWDRAYYQDGNSPIDDELYDQAAARLETWRACADAPQRHTPTLRVTTSRSAGDASVRRHPVVQTGLEKTDKTGVQTWSSRRDDLWVQPKVDGVAVTLRYVDGELVEAVSRGDGERGQDWTARALGLPAVPNTLPTSVSAVLQGELYWRLSGHVQASPQRHRARNQVAGVMRKSAPSLAELERIGLFAWGWPDGPATMPERLSGLAALGFDTADYTHALSDQRDAAYWRDYWYNAPLPFASDGVVLKQGARPNGTRWRSRPPSWTRAWKYPSQKALASVRGIEFRIGRTGRITPLIYLDPVRIEGRRISRVSLGSLARWQRLDIRAGDQLAVALGGLTIPALEQVVWQAREREPLRVPAAGDYHLLSCFSLAPASAQRPLGCESQLLARLDWLGSQLNMNGVGEGTWQALIDAGAVQGLLDWMMLDQAVLEQVSGIGEVRAGKLRQRFDAARKRPFHAWLEALGAPPGSEQASGDWAALAGYTKNDWRALPNVGPTRAAALTAFFSAPEVQALANRLGAVSVDGFN, encoded by the coding sequence ATGCGGTTAGCCCAATGGATGGCGATGGGAGTCGTGCTGGCGGTATATGCCGGATCCGCAGCGGCCAGCGAGTGTCCGGGGTGGAGCGACGCGCGCCTGACTCAGGAGGTGACAGCGCTACAAGCGCGTATGGCCGAGTGGGACCGCGCCTACTATCAAGACGGAAACTCACCCATAGACGACGAGCTTTACGATCAGGCCGCGGCGCGGCTGGAAACATGGCGCGCCTGTGCGGACGCGCCGCAACGCCATACGCCAACCCTGCGTGTGACCACCAGCCGTTCGGCCGGTGACGCAAGCGTGCGCCGCCATCCGGTGGTGCAAACCGGGCTTGAAAAAACCGATAAAACCGGGGTGCAAACCTGGTCAAGCCGCCGCGATGACCTCTGGGTTCAGCCCAAGGTAGACGGCGTCGCGGTGACGCTGCGCTACGTGGATGGCGAGCTTGTCGAGGCGGTCAGCCGCGGCGACGGCGAACGCGGTCAGGACTGGACGGCGCGGGCACTCGGGCTTCCGGCCGTGCCCAACACGCTGCCAACATCCGTTTCAGCGGTGCTTCAGGGCGAGCTGTACTGGCGCCTTTCCGGCCACGTTCAGGCCAGCCCGCAGCGCCATCGGGCGCGTAATCAGGTCGCCGGCGTAATGCGTAAATCAGCGCCATCATTGGCCGAGCTTGAGCGCATCGGTCTGTTTGCCTGGGGCTGGCCCGACGGCCCCGCGACGATGCCCGAGCGCCTCTCCGGCCTGGCCGCGCTGGGCTTTGATACCGCCGACTATACCCACGCGCTGAGTGATCAGCGCGACGCCGCCTATTGGCGTGACTATTGGTATAACGCGCCGCTGCCGTTTGCCTCCGACGGCGTGGTGCTCAAGCAAGGCGCAAGACCGAACGGCACGCGCTGGCGCTCGCGCCCGCCAAGCTGGACGCGAGCATGGAAATACCCCAGCCAAAAGGCGCTGGCCTCCGTGCGCGGCATCGAGTTTCGTATCGGGCGCACCGGGCGGATAACACCGCTGATCTACCTTGACCCGGTGCGCATTGAAGGGCGGCGCATCAGCCGCGTGTCGCTGGGTTCGCTAGCGCGTTGGCAACGCCTGGATATTCGCGCCGGCGACCAGCTGGCCGTGGCTCTTGGCGGGCTAACCATTCCTGCGCTTGAGCAGGTGGTATGGCAGGCCCGCGAGCGCGAGCCGTTGCGGGTTCCGGCTGCGGGCGATTATCACCTGCTCAGCTGTTTTTCTCTTGCACCGGCAAGCGCCCAGCGCCCGCTTGGCTGCGAAAGCCAGCTGCTCGCGCGGCTGGACTGGCTGGGGAGTCAGTTAAACATGAACGGCGTGGGCGAAGGCACCTGGCAAGCGCTGATAGACGCCGGCGCGGTGCAGGGGCTTCTGGACTGGATGATGCTCGATCAGGCCGTGCTGGAACAGGTATCAGGTATTGGTGAGGTGCGGGCAGGCAAACTCAGGCAGCGTTTTGACGCCGCCCGAAAGCGGCCGTTTCACGCCTGGCTTGAGGCGCTTGGCGCACCGCCGGGCAGCGAACAGGCAAGCGGCGATTGGGCGGCGCTTGCCGGCTATACAAAAAACGACTGGCGGGCGTTGCCCAACGTGGGCCCCACCCGCGCCGCCGCGCTAACGGCGTTTTTCAGCGCGCCCGAGGTGCAGGCGCTGGCCAACCGGCTTGGCGCAGTCAGCGTTGACGGTTTTAATTAG
- a CDS encoding transporter substrate-binding domain-containing protein: protein MKNNLIAASALALLTFATTSQADEPLQIGISAEPYPPFTYTSSDGEWTGFEVELGLAFCEAMERECEIKPTGWSGIIPSLKAGRIDMIMNSMSITEARQRVIDFSAPYYFTPGAYVAAKDMTLNPPEDLDGKVLGVQSATTNATYTRRALRDSGASVRLYDQAEQVNRDLLSGRLDVILADEIAMNELVERDAADDFEIKGVAPHHAAYGDGVGVGLRQDDDALQESLNDAIEDVFEDGTCSRLSNKYFDTDICT from the coding sequence ATGAAAAACAATCTAATCGCCGCCTCTGCCCTCGCCCTGCTGACGTTTGCCACCACGAGCCAGGCCGACGAACCACTGCAAATCGGCATCTCCGCCGAGCCTTATCCGCCTTTCACCTATACCTCTTCGGACGGCGAATGGACCGGCTTCGAGGTTGAGCTGGGTCTGGCCTTCTGCGAGGCCATGGAGCGGGAGTGCGAGATCAAGCCCACCGGCTGGAGCGGGATCATTCCTTCGCTCAAGGCCGGACGCATCGACATGATCATGAACTCCATGTCAATCACCGAGGCGCGCCAGCGGGTCATCGACTTCAGCGCTCCCTACTACTTTACGCCGGGTGCCTACGTGGCCGCCAAGGACATGACGCTCAACCCGCCGGAAGACCTGGACGGCAAGGTGCTGGGCGTGCAGAGCGCCACTACCAACGCCACCTACACCCGCCGCGCGCTGCGCGACAGCGGCGCCAGCGTGCGCCTTTACGACCAGGCCGAGCAGGTTAACCGCGATCTGCTCTCCGGCCGCCTGGATGTGATACTCGCCGACGAGATCGCCATGAACGAGCTCGTGGAGCGCGACGCGGCCGACGACTTCGAGATCAAGGGAGTCGCACCGCATCACGCCGCCTACGGCGACGGGGTCGGCGTCGGCCTGCGTCAGGATGACGATGCACTACAAGAAAGCCTCAATGACGCGATTGAAGACGTCTTTGAAGACGGCACTTGCAGCCGTTTATCCAACAAGTATTTCGATACCGATATCTGTACCTGA
- a CDS encoding pyridoxal phosphate-dependent aminotransferase: protein MHYSRLTDRIAGEGAAAWDIHNRALARQAAGEEITVLSVGDPDFDTPAPIIESAVASLRGGATHYPNVQGKKSLRDAIAHRYRVNGVNASPDNLIVMAGAQCGLYATAQCLLDPGDEVIVPEPCYVTYEAVLQSTGATMVRIPLSGDRGFRLDAADIAAAITPRTRAIMLNSPHNPTGQLIGAEQWDAVAALCRRHDLWLVSDEVYAELIFEGEHTCAASLPGMAERTVVINSLSKSHAMTGWRLGWVLGPEALIGHMSHLALCMLYGCPEFIQDAACSALEQEPPELDAMRNAYRARRDAVCTALGDCPAVDVITPAAGMFLMVDVRATGLSSQAFADRLLDDEGVSVLSGEAFGPSAAGFVRLSLTVDEARLTAASQRLAQTATAARAEAASLSTVQ, encoded by the coding sequence ATGCACTATTCCCGACTCACCGACCGTATTGCCGGCGAAGGTGCTGCGGCCTGGGACATTCACAACCGCGCGCTGGCCCGCCAGGCCGCCGGCGAAGAGATCACCGTCCTCTCCGTCGGCGATCCGGACTTCGATACGCCTGCGCCGATCATCGAGAGCGCGGTGGCCAGCCTGCGGGGCGGCGCTACCCATTACCCCAACGTCCAGGGTAAAAAATCTCTGCGCGACGCCATCGCCCACCGCTATCGGGTCAACGGCGTCAACGCCTCGCCGGACAACCTGATCGTCATGGCCGGCGCCCAGTGCGGGCTTTACGCTACCGCCCAGTGCCTGCTCGACCCCGGCGATGAAGTCATTGTCCCCGAACCGTGCTATGTCACCTACGAGGCGGTGCTGCAGTCCACCGGCGCAACCATGGTGCGCATTCCGCTGTCCGGCGACCGCGGTTTTCGCCTGGATGCCGCCGATATCGCAGCGGCCATCACCCCGCGCACCCGGGCGATCATGCTCAACAGCCCGCACAACCCCACCGGCCAGCTGATCGGCGCCGAACAGTGGGACGCCGTGGCCGCGCTATGCCGCCGCCACGACCTCTGGCTGGTTTCCGACGAGGTCTACGCCGAGCTGATATTTGAGGGCGAACATACCTGCGCGGCCAGTTTGCCCGGCATGGCCGAACGCACCGTGGTCATCAACAGCCTGTCCAAATCCCACGCCATGACCGGCTGGCGGCTGGGCTGGGTACTCGGCCCCGAGGCGCTGATCGGCCACATGAGCCATCTGGCGCTGTGTATGCTCTACGGCTGCCCGGAGTTCATCCAGGACGCCGCCTGCAGCGCCCTTGAGCAAGAGCCGCCCGAGCTCGACGCCATGCGCAACGCTTACCGTGCACGCCGCGACGCCGTCTGCACGGCCCTCGGCGATTGCCCAGCGGTAGATGTCATCACCCCGGCGGCCGGCATGTTTTTGATGGTCGACGTGCGCGCCACCGGGCTATCCTCCCAGGCTTTCGCCGACCGGCTGCTCGACGACGAAGGCGTCTCGGTGCTCTCCGGCGAAGCCTTTGGCCCCTCCGCCGCCGGCTTCGTGCGCCTTAGCCTGACCGTCGATGAGGCGCGCCTCACCGCGGCCAGTCAGCGACTGGCACAGACAGCCACGGCGGCCCGGGCCGAAGCCGCCTCCCTTTCCACCGTCCAATGA
- a CDS encoding TRAP transporter permease: MSDQKQVKNQHAQTAESDEEAVKQALEKFDRESLVRDKLPGAVVKFVMTLAVLLALFHLYTSFAGPLVDVEQRSIHLYTLLGVTFILYPLTSKGARDRVPWGDAVLALAAFGVGLYMLAVSDRVIASAGRINDIDMLVGGLAILLVLDATRRATGWGLTLLATFFLGYGFYAKLSFYPQLNETIILATCRQIMSHLVFITEGLLGTATGVSASYIILFILFGAFLGKSGLGQLFNDLALAVAGHTRGGPAKVAVIASGFLGSINGSAIANVVTTGAFTIPLMKRTGYKPNFAGAVEASASVGGQILPPIMGAAAFIMAEVLAVPYTQVILAGIIPALLFYLGVLFQVHLRALRNGLEGIERSKLTPLKEVMLKRGHLLVPMAVLLWLLFEGRAPFFAAFWSIAATVLICGTRRVTLGVSAILALLIFEPQWWALLADNPIPGLPDSRLMLFVVIAIPVAINALRAKLDLVAEKMDIVDCRDAMYDGVRNAIPVAIACGAVGIIVGVATLTGVALEVADAVVTLGQQIPIPMIQLLVTLFLTMIASIVLGMGLPSIPTYIITSTMAAPILLSLPLFREMAGSNETAIFIAHMFVFYFGIFANLTPPVALAAYAGAGISGGSPNATGFQAMKLAIAGFVVPYMFVFAHSMLMIDATVANILWVVVTGVVGVLLLAVAVEGYLRRPLNVFWRVLAAVGALTLIFPGLISDAIGALITASLFMLAGQASPAARVNEA; this comes from the coding sequence ATGTCCGACCAGAAGCAGGTAAAAAACCAGCACGCACAAACCGCCGAGTCTGATGAGGAAGCGGTCAAGCAGGCGCTGGAAAAATTCGACCGCGAAAGTCTAGTGCGCGATAAGCTGCCGGGCGCGGTGGTCAAGTTCGTCATGACGTTGGCGGTGCTGCTGGCGCTGTTTCATTTGTATACGTCTTTCGCCGGGCCGCTGGTCGATGTAGAACAGCGCAGCATCCACCTGTACACCCTGCTGGGGGTGACGTTTATCCTCTACCCGCTGACCTCCAAAGGCGCGCGCGATCGCGTGCCCTGGGGAGACGCGGTGCTGGCGCTTGCCGCCTTTGGCGTGGGCCTTTACATGCTGGCGGTGTCCGACCGCGTGATTGCCTCGGCGGGGCGGATTAACGATATCGACATGCTGGTTGGCGGCCTCGCCATCCTGCTGGTGCTGGACGCCACGCGGCGGGCCACCGGATGGGGGCTGACGCTGCTGGCGACGTTTTTTCTGGGCTACGGATTTTACGCCAAGCTGTCGTTTTATCCCCAGCTGAATGAAACGATCATTCTGGCGACGTGCCGCCAGATCATGTCGCATCTGGTGTTTATCACCGAGGGGCTGTTGGGCACCGCCACCGGGGTATCGGCCAGCTATATTATCCTGTTCATTTTGTTTGGCGCGTTTCTCGGCAAGTCGGGGCTGGGGCAGCTGTTCAACGATCTGGCGCTGGCGGTGGCCGGCCATACCCGGGGCGGGCCAGCGAAGGTGGCCGTCATCGCCAGCGGCTTTCTCGGCTCGATCAACGGCTCGGCGATTGCCAACGTGGTGACCACGGGCGCGTTTACCATTCCGCTGATGAAACGCACCGGCTACAAGCCCAACTTCGCCGGCGCCGTGGAGGCCTCGGCCAGCGTCGGCGGGCAGATTTTGCCGCCGATCATGGGGGCGGCCGCCTTCATCATGGCCGAGGTGTTAGCGGTGCCCTATACCCAGGTGATACTCGCGGGCATCATCCCGGCGCTGCTGTTCTATCTGGGCGTGTTGTTTCAGGTGCACCTGCGCGCGTTGCGCAACGGGCTCGAAGGGATCGAGCGCTCAAAGCTCACGCCGCTCAAGGAGGTCATGCTCAAGCGCGGGCACTTGCTGGTGCCCATGGCGGTGCTGCTATGGCTGTTGTTTGAAGGGCGCGCGCCGTTCTTTGCGGCGTTCTGGTCGATTGCCGCCACCGTGCTGATCTGCGGCACGCGCCGCGTCACGCTGGGCGTTAGCGCGATACTCGCGCTGTTGATTTTCGAGCCGCAATGGTGGGCGCTGTTGGCCGATAACCCGATTCCCGGTCTGCCGGATAGCCGCCTGATGCTGTTTGTGGTCATCGCGATACCGGTGGCGATCAACGCCTTGCGCGCCAAACTTGATCTCGTCGCCGAGAAGATGGATATCGTCGACTGCCGCGATGCCATGTACGACGGCGTGCGCAATGCGATTCCCGTGGCCATCGCCTGTGGCGCGGTGGGTATCATTGTGGGCGTGGCCACGCTGACTGGCGTTGCGCTGGAAGTGGCCGATGCGGTGGTGACGCTGGGCCAGCAGATTCCCATCCCCATGATCCAGCTGCTGGTAACGCTGTTTCTCACCATGATCGCGTCGATCGTGCTGGGCATGGGCCTGCCGAGCATTCCCACGTATATCATCACCAGCACCATGGCCGCGCCGATCCTGCTGAGCCTGCCGCTGTTCCGCGAGATGGCGGGAAGTAATGAAACGGCCATTTTTATCGCGCACATGTTCGTGTTCTATTTCGGCATCTTTGCCAATCTGACGCCGCCGGTGGCGCTGGCGGCCTATGCCGGTGCCGGCATCAGCGGCGGTTCGCCCAACGCGACGGGGTTTCAGGCCATGAAGCTGGCCATCGCCGGGTTCGTGGTGCCGTATATGTTCGTGTTTGCGCATAGCATGCTGATGATCGACGCCACGGTTGCCAACATCCTGTGGGTGGTGGTGACCGGCGTGGTGGGCGTGCTGCTGCTGGCGGTCGCGGTGGAAGGGTATCTGCGCCGGCCGCTCAACGTGTTCTGGCGAGTGCTTGCAGCGGTAGGGGCGTTAACGCTGATTTTCCCCGGCCTGATCAGCGATGCAATTGGTGCGCTGATCACCGCGAGCTTGTTTATGCTGGCCGGTCAGGCCAGCCCTGCGGCCCGCGTGAACGAAGCGTAA